A segment of the Aureliella helgolandensis genome:
CTGTGGTTCTGGCCGCTCGATCGTGTTGGCGACTTACCCTCTCGCGATGCGTTTTTGGCCTCAGCCCGGTTGTTGTTATCCGGCGATCCGCCCAATGCGGCGTGGACAGGAATCCTCAGTACCAAGCTGGGGTTTGAGATTGATGTGCTGTTGCAGGCCGCACCGGAAGGCGAGGTGCCCGATACCGAGCTACTGGCTGGTGGAGTGCCGTGGTTTGGAGTCGCAGAAACGATTCGCGGTGAACAAAACTTTCATCATTGGGAGCTGGCGTTTGTCGAGGTGTTGGGAGAAGAGACGAATGAAGGTGGGTTTGATTTGATCGTGGGGAACCCCCCGTGGATTAGGGTTAGCTGGGCGGACGCTAATGTCCTTTCCGAACTCGAACCGTTACTCGGCGTCAGAGACAATCGTAGCGCTGAGTACGGACGCAAAAGAAATGAACTCATTAAGGTGAAAGCCTCACGTACGTTTTACTTTAATGCATATCAAGAACAGGAAGGGGTTGGTGCGTGTCTAAATTCTTGTCGGCTATATCCCGATTTGGCTAGGATTCAAACGAACCTTTACAAGAATTTCATCGTGCGGTCGTGGACAATCCTTTCACGACAAGGCATCGCAGGCCTCTTGCATCCAGAAGGCCCTTACGACGATGCAAAAGGAGGTGGCTTTCGCAGAGCCATCTATCCGCGCCTCCTTGCACACTACCATCACAAGAATGAGCTTCAATTATTTCATGACGTGGACCACCACACTGATTACAGCATCAACATCTACGGTTCGACGAAGCCGACCGTTTCGTTTGCTCATATTGCGAATCTGTTTCATCCAACAACTATCGCGAAATCGCACAACCATGCTGACATTGATGCTCCAATACCGGGAATCAAAACCGACGAGAATAATTGGAATACTCAACCGCATTCAAAAAGGATAATACTCGTCGGACTTTCAGAGTTGGCGATGTTCGCGTTGCTTCTGGAAGACGAATCCGCGAATCCAATGGAAGCTCGCCTACCTCAGATCCATGCGCAGCCAATTATTGAAGTTGTGCGAAAAATCACGAGGTCGAAGCGACGGCTCAACGACGAGAAGGCGAACTACTATTCAACGGTAATGTTCGATGAAACGTATTCTCAACGAGATGGCGTCCTGACGCGAATGGACACTCCAAGTTTTCAAGGTAACGACCCGTCGGAATGGGTGCTAAGCGGCCCTCATTTCTTCGTTGCAACACCGTTCAACAGATCGGCACGAACAAAATGCACACATAACAATGCCTACGATGACGTAGATTTGACGGCCATTGAGGAAAAATTCATTCCTCGCGCCGTGTACCGCCCGGGCGATTCCAGCGAATCGAAGTCGTCATTCGAGGCAAAGATTCCGACATGGCCAAATTCGGAACCAATCACAGATCGTTACCGTTACGTAAACCGTCGGCGCGTTAGCATTTCAACTGAGCGGTCCCTGATCAGTGCAATCGCTCCGCGTGGGAGCACGCACATCCATCCCGTGCTTTCGCTGACGTTCATAGACAACGGACTCTTAACCCTCTTTGCCGGCACTACGGCAAGCGTACTTGTCGACTTCCTGTTGCGAGTGACAGGCAAGTCTGACCTTTACGAATCAACATTGGGCGGTTTTCCGATTCCGCAAGAGCCATTTGCCAGCGCCATATCGTGTCGCGCTCTTCGGCTGAATTGTGTTTCGCTCGCGTATAAAGAACTGTGGAACGAATCAGTTATTCTTGAACGAGATAATTGGACTTCAACGGACAACCGACTTGTCCACGAATACGAACTCCCTTGGAGTGAGCTGAACCCGTCCGAGTGGACTTGGAAAACGCCGCTGCGGAGTGACTTTGCGCGTCGTCAGGCACTGTTGGAAATCGACGTGCTGGTGGCGATGGGGCTGGGGCTGACACTCGACGAGCTGCTGACGATCTACCGAGTCCAGTTTCCCGTGATGCGGATGTATGAACTGGCCGACGAGTTCGACGCCTGTGGCCGCCGCCTCCCCAACACTGTCCGAAAAAACCAGGGCGGCACCCAGTTCCGCACCGCACGCAACGAAGCCCTCGAAAAGTACCCCGAGGCCTACAAAACCCGCCCCGCCGAAGACGCTCTCAGCCCTGATTTGCCCTTCGCCGACGAAATCGGCGACGCCCCACCGCTGGAAGTCAGCTGGGAAATCGACGACGGCCTGCAAACCGTCACCAAAACCTTCTACCCACCCTTCACCAAAGTCGACCGCGAAGCCGACTACGCCCGAGCGTGGGAAGAGTTTGAACGACGATATCCAAAGGAATCGAAATGAACAAAGCATACGGTGGCGTTGACATCGGTAAGCATGCCTCATTCGCTTGCCGCATTGACTTGGAACATCTCACCATCAGCTACCCGGAACGATCCCTGGGCGTGAACCAAATATTGGATTGGTTTACTTCCAATCCTGTCACTGGAATCTGCATTGATGGACCACCGCAACCCAATCAAGGGCGACTGGCCGAACGACTTCCTCAAGATACGCGTTACAACACGCAGCGACGCGTGGCCGAATTCGCTTTGAGAATCTACGGCTGTTATGGAACCCCGGATGAGGTTCCTGACTTCGATTCAAATCAAGGTTGGATGGCAAGCTCCATGCACCTGTTTAACTCTCTGAAAGATCATTTCGATTGGAACATTGATCTGGGGGATGGTCGTGGAGAGCTGAGCGAGACGCACCCAACCTATGCTTTCAAAGCGCTGTTGGGATGCGACGAGGGGAATACTCATGGAGACGTTACACAATGGATTGTCGACCCAAATAACCAACTTGCCCCGAAACGCCCAAGAAATGCAGGAGGTCATGCACAGCGTATTGAGCTGCTCAATCAATCATTCGACCAGCTGAGTTTTCCATTGAATGAAACAATTCAGGCCTGGCTGGAGGCAAGTATCGACCATGTCGATGCGAGCTTGTGCGCATTGATGGCCCTCTGGAAAGGGGAGGCCATGAATGGACTGATGCCAGTTGGAGACTCTGCTGAGGGAGCCATCTACATTCCCACTGGTATCGATATTTTTAATGTGACTCAACCTCCTGACCGGGGTGAAGGATTACCGCCAGTTGGCCGACCTCCTTGCCAGCGCGCTGAAGGTGATGAACTGCTGCCACCAAACGCAATCATTTTACGACTCGGAAACAATGGTCCGGGAGGTCTGACCCAGGAGGAGACGATTGCCCTGACGCAGGAGGCTGTTGCAGAAGGTGACAACTGGCTACCCGTTGGTACCGGGCACAGTTTTAATCTCTGTCAGAATTTGCAGCAAATCGGACACATTCTCTATCTCGCGTTCGGAGACACCTTACGCTTGAGAGCCGTCACGAGCGGGTGTCATCGTCAAGCTGAGCCCACGTTGGCGTATCCTGGAGAATTTAATCCCTGGCCTGTCAACGAAACGTACGGCTGGGTGGAGATTACGGAAGTAACGGAAGTTGAAGTCAATCATTTCCAAACGCGACAAAGCGGAAACTGGAAACAAGGCTTTTCACAACGGGGTGGAAATCTCCTCTTCGCACGTGTTCCCCAACATGGTGAGGAACAGAGATAGCCATGCTGCCAGCCCATTTAGCCGAGAACATCCGCAAGCAGGTACTTTTTTACCTGCAGTCGACTTTCGACTTCCGAGAGAAGTCGGTCGAGAAGGCGTTCGAGCGATTTCTGACCGATCCGGATACCGGACTGTTCAAAGGACCGTGGGTTCAGCTCCGCCGGCCCTATCGTCCTGCCGATGCAGCTGAACGCGTGCCATTCGATTTCCCGGTCGAGTTCCACCCGTTCAAACACCAGAACCGATCGTGGCGACGACTGACCAGCAAGTCGCAGCACCCCAAGCCTACGATCGTCACGACAGGCACCGGCAGCGGTAAAACAGAATGCTTCCTGTTTCCGATCCTCGATCACTGCCTGCGCGCTCGCAAAGAAGGGCAGAAGGGCATCAAGGCGATCATCCTGTATCCGATGAACGCTCTAGCCGCCGACCAGGAAAAACGCTTTGCCAAAGTCATCTGGCGGACCTCCGAACTGAAGCAGGCAGGCATCCGCGTTGGCAACTACACCGGCCGCTACGATCCGTCTGATCCGGGCGCTTCGGCAGGGAGCGGCACGAAAGCGATGGGCGAAGGCCACGGAATCAGCAATCACGAAGCTCAACAGGAAGATCCGCCCGACATCCTGCTGACCAACTACAAGATGCTCGACTACCTGCTCCTGCGCCCGCAGGATCAGCGGTTGTGGCGGTGGAACAGTTCCCAGGATACAGTCTCCAGTTTCCAGCAGCCTCTGAAGTACTTAGTCTTGGATGAGTTGCATACATACGACGGCGCGCAAGGAGCTGACGTTGCGTGCCTGATTCGCCGGCTTAAGGAACGCATGGACATCCTCAGAGGTGATTTGTGTGTCGTCGGTACCAGTGCCACGCTTGATGATCGCGATTCAAGAGACCACACACAGGACGT
Coding sequences within it:
- a CDS encoding DUF429 domain-containing protein, giving the protein MNKAYGGVDIGKHASFACRIDLEHLTISYPERSLGVNQILDWFTSNPVTGICIDGPPQPNQGRLAERLPQDTRYNTQRRVAEFALRIYGCYGTPDEVPDFDSNQGWMASSMHLFNSLKDHFDWNIDLGDGRGELSETHPTYAFKALLGCDEGNTHGDVTQWIVDPNNQLAPKRPRNAGGHAQRIELLNQSFDQLSFPLNETIQAWLEASIDHVDASLCALMALWKGEAMNGLMPVGDSAEGAIYIPTGIDIFNVTQPPDRGEGLPPVGRPPCQRAEGDELLPPNAIILRLGNNGPGGLTQEETIALTQEAVAEGDNWLPVGTGHSFNLCQNLQQIGHILYLAFGDTLRLRAVTSGCHRQAEPTLAYPGEFNPWPVNETYGWVEITEVTEVEVNHFQTRQSGNWKQGFSQRGGNLLFARVPQHGEEQR